From the Lathyrus oleraceus cultivar Zhongwan6 chromosome 4, CAAS_Psat_ZW6_1.0, whole genome shotgun sequence genome, one window contains:
- the LOC127076507 gene encoding peroxisome biogenesis protein 2: protein MSSTPLPSVPPQDAWTLTSHNLLPRWIPVSLSRQSTIPISISRVNQVDAARLDIEMSAMLKEQLVKVFTLMKPGMLFQYEAELDAFLEFLIWRFSIWVDKPTPGIALMNLRYRDERAVESRGKVRTGLEGPGLTVAQKLWYCIATVGGQYIWARLQSFSAFRRWGDTEQRPLARRLWILIQRIEGIYRAASFGNLLIFLCTGRYRNLIERVLQARLVYGSPNMNRAVSFEYMNRQLVWNEFSEMLLLLLPLLNSSSVRNLLRPFSKDKSSSSAEDSTACPICQATPIIPFVALPCQHRYCYYCLRTRCAAATSFRCLRCSEPVIAMQRHGGVSTE, encoded by the exons ATGAGCAGCACTCCTCTACCATCGGTTCCACCACAAGATGCATGGACTCTCACTTCCCACAACCTGCTCCCTCGCTGGATTCCCGTTTCCCTCTCTCGCCAG TCAACGATCCCAATTTCGATATCGAGAGTTAACCAAGTTGATGCTGCAAGATTGGACATTGAAATGTCAGCCATGTTGAAAGAACAGTTGGTTAAAGTATTTACTTTGATGAAG CCAGGAATGCTATTTCAGTATGAAGCTGAGCTTGATGCTTTTCTTGAGTTTCTTATTTGGAGATTCTCAATTTGGGTTGATAAACCAACTCCTGGCATTGCTCTTATGAATTTGAGGTATAGAGATGAACGTGCAGTTGAATCAAGGGGTAAAG TAAGAACTGGTCTGGAGGGACCTGGACTCACCGTCGCTCAGAAGCTTTGGTATTGTATTGCCACTGTTGGTGGTCAGTATATTTGGGCTCGCTTACAATCGTTCTCAGCATTTCGTAGGTGGGGTGATACTGAGCAG AGACCATTGGCACGACGTTTATGGATCTTGATACAAAGAATAGAAGGGATTTATAGAGCTGCTTCATTTGGAAACCTGTTGATATTTCTTTGCACAGGAAG ATATCGAAATCTTATTGAAAGAGTCTTGCAAGCTAGGCTTGTATATGGGAGCCCAAATATGAACCGGGCTGTTAGCTTTGAGTATATGAACAGACAATTAGTTTGGAACGAATTCTCG GAAATGTTACTGTTGCTTcttcctcttcttaattcatcATCTGTGAGAAATCTTCTTCGGCCTTTTTCTAAGGATAAATCATCAAGTTCGGCTGAGGATAGCACTGCATGTCCCATTTGCCAGGCTACTCCAATCATTCCTTTTGTTGCTTTACCTTGTCAGCACAG ATATTGTTACTATTGTCTGCGGACTCGATGCGCTGCTGCCACATCATTTAGGTGTTTGAGGTGCAGTGAGCCAGTTATTGCAATGCAACGGCATGGTGGTGTCTCCACGGAGTAA